In one Stenotrophomonas maltophilia genomic region, the following are encoded:
- a CDS encoding copper resistance protein B: MKRSLFSPSLLAMALTVALPAFAQSHAGHDMPTPAPAPAPKTKQPTAEDAVDHSKMDHSKMDHSTMDHSTMDHSTMDHSKMDHSQMDHAAMGHGTSAPTEPREPIPVPTDADRAAAFPPIAHGAMEHAPEINSLLLIDRLEHWDGKNSNGQAWEATGWIGGNINRLWLRTDGERSEGRTESSAVEALYGRSVSPWWDVLVGVRQDFRPADSRTWAAIGIQGLAPYKFESSATLYAGSGGQLLAKAEVEYDVLLTNRLILQPLVEATVASKDEPEYGIGRGLNKVEAGLRLRYEFSRRFAPYIGITHERSFGDTADYAGDHARDTRWVAGVRMWF, from the coding sequence ATGAAGCGCTCCCTTTTCTCCCCCAGCCTGCTGGCAATGGCCCTGACCGTCGCACTGCCTGCTTTCGCACAGTCGCACGCGGGCCATGACATGCCCACGCCCGCACCGGCACCGGCGCCGAAGACCAAGCAGCCCACTGCCGAAGACGCGGTTGATCACTCGAAGATGGATCACTCGAAGATGGATCATTCGACGATGGATCATTCGACGATGGATCATTCGACGATGGATCATTCGAAGATGGATCACTCGCAGATGGATCACGCGGCGATGGGTCACGGCACGTCCGCGCCGACCGAGCCGCGCGAGCCCATTCCAGTGCCCACCGACGCCGATCGTGCCGCCGCGTTCCCGCCCATCGCCCATGGCGCGATGGAGCATGCGCCGGAAATCAACAGCCTGCTGCTGATCGACCGCCTGGAGCATTGGGACGGCAAAAACAGCAACGGCCAGGCCTGGGAGGCCACCGGCTGGATCGGCGGCAACATCAACCGCCTGTGGCTGCGTACCGATGGCGAGCGCAGTGAGGGCCGCACCGAATCCTCGGCGGTGGAAGCACTGTACGGGCGCAGCGTGTCGCCCTGGTGGGATGTACTGGTGGGTGTCCGCCAGGACTTCCGCCCCGCCGATTCCCGAACCTGGGCGGCCATCGGCATCCAGGGCCTGGCGCCGTACAAGTTCGAGAGTTCAGCGACGCTCTATGCCGGCTCCGGCGGACAGCTGCTGGCCAAGGCCGAAGTGGAGTACGACGTGCTGCTGACCAACCGGCTGATCCTGCAGCCGCTGGTGGAGGCCACCGTGGCCAGCAAGGACGAACCGGAGTACGGCATCGGGCGCGGCCTGAACAAGGTCGAGGCCGGACTGCGCCTGCGCTACGAGTTCAGCCGCCGCTTCGCGCCTTACATCGGTATCACCCATGAGCGCAGTTTCGGCGATACCGCCGACTATGCCGGCGACCACGCGCGCGACACGCGCTGGGTAGCGGGCGTGCGCATGTGGTTCTAG
- a CDS encoding GNAT family N-acetyltransferase → MALQIRRATFADAEALSAIAIATYTETWGDSYPPQDLHAFLHAHYSTQPQRIELSDPRSAVWLLLDGDTVVGYLAAGANTLPHVDARDGDIELKRLYVLAAYQNGGHGARLMEAFLHWLDTPQRRTLWVGVWEENLGAQRFYARYGCSKAGEYDFIVGDSRDREFILRRA, encoded by the coding sequence ATGGCCTTGCAGATCCGCCGCGCCACCTTCGCCGACGCTGAAGCGCTCTCAGCGATCGCCATCGCCACCTACACCGAAACCTGGGGCGACTCCTATCCGCCGCAGGATCTGCATGCGTTCCTGCATGCGCACTACAGCACGCAGCCGCAGCGCATCGAGCTGTCCGATCCACGCAGCGCGGTCTGGCTGCTGCTCGATGGCGATACGGTGGTTGGCTATCTGGCCGCAGGAGCCAACACCCTGCCGCATGTCGACGCCCGCGACGGCGACATCGAACTCAAGCGCCTGTATGTGCTGGCGGCGTACCAGAACGGCGGCCACGGGGCGCGCCTGATGGAGGCGTTCCTGCATTGGCTGGATACGCCGCAGCGCCGCACACTGTGGGTCGGCGTCTGGGAGGAGAACCTCGGCGCACAGCGCTTCTACGCGCGCTACGGTTGCAGCAAGGCCGGCGAATACGACTTCATCGTCGGCGACAGCCGCGATCGCGAGTTCATCCTGCGCCGGGCCTGA
- a CDS encoding zf-TFIIB domain-containing protein: MLCPVCKTQTLQMAERHGIEIDYCPNCRGVWLDRGELDKIIERANAGAAVPPPPPAQAQPAAVPLPVMHRDTRHLGQRHDESRGQHGYGYKKKKKESFLSDLFDF; encoded by the coding sequence ATGCTGTGCCCCGTGTGCAAGACCCAGACCCTGCAGATGGCCGAGCGCCATGGCATCGAGATCGACTACTGCCCGAATTGCCGCGGCGTGTGGCTGGATCGTGGCGAACTGGACAAGATCATCGAGCGCGCCAATGCCGGTGCGGCGGTGCCGCCACCGCCGCCAGCACAGGCACAACCGGCGGCAGTGCCACTGCCGGTGATGCACCGCGATACCCGCCACCTTGGCCAGCGTCACGACGAAAGCCGTGGCCAGCACGGTTACGGCTACAAGAAAAAGAAGAAGGAAAGCTTCCTGTCCGACCTGTTCGATTTCTGA
- a CDS encoding CPBP family glutamic-type intramembrane protease encodes MSVLSRLPTAARILLVLLGTGLGLNVRDIAAALGRPIPGLPIPYGGSLLDNALAVLVAVLLALLLRPRHMGLAESLGLRGNGMRGPLWVLLASLPCWVGLAVLGRPNTALTALDATMLAVLFPLAEEILFRGLGFILLVKIVRGPWPLLALPQALLFGMVHWLGFGGFDGGGVALFVGAVIALGGFVFAWLDRLDGNTLWCGLALHVSMNLAWNVFSLDDAVALGWQATSLRIGTALLAVAVLAWDMRRRRRL; translated from the coding sequence ATGAGTGTCCTGTCCCGCCTGCCGACTGCCGCCCGGATCCTGCTGGTCCTGCTGGGAACGGGCCTGGGGCTGAACGTACGTGACATCGCGGCGGCGCTGGGGCGGCCCATCCCCGGCCTGCCGATCCCCTATGGCGGCAGCCTGCTCGACAACGCCCTGGCGGTGCTGGTGGCCGTGCTGCTGGCCCTGCTGCTGCGTCCGCGCCACATGGGGTTGGCCGAAAGCCTCGGCCTGCGCGGCAACGGGATGCGCGGACCGCTATGGGTGCTGCTGGCCAGCCTGCCCTGCTGGGTGGGTCTGGCCGTGCTCGGCCGACCCAACACGGCGCTGACCGCCCTCGATGCGACGATGCTGGCCGTTCTGTTCCCGCTGGCCGAAGAGATTCTGTTCCGCGGCCTGGGCTTCATTCTGCTGGTGAAGATCGTGCGCGGCCCGTGGCCCTTGCTCGCACTGCCGCAGGCCCTGTTGTTCGGCATGGTGCACTGGCTTGGATTCGGCGGTTTCGATGGCGGTGGGGTGGCGCTGTTCGTCGGCGCAGTGATCGCCTTGGGGGGCTTCGTCTTCGCCTGGCTGGACCGCCTGGATGGCAACACCCTGTGGTGCGGCCTGGCGCTGCACGTGTCGATGAACCTGGCCTGGAACGTGTTCAGCCTGGATGACGCCGTGGCGCTCGGTTGGCAGGCCACCAGCCTGCGCATCGGCACGGCTCTGCTGGCGGTCGCGGTCCTGGCCTGGGACATGCGCCGGCGCCGCCGCCTGTAA
- a CDS encoding response regulator, translated as MLLSKRHVEPRVLLIEDAEETRELSRMALESQACHVVGVSSAEAALGLLAAGERFDLLFTDVNLGPISGIEAANRVRGLHPQLPILVTSGMDQHAVLPQLRDGIHFLPKPYNMSELLDAIRLCFRHADVGVLTGPDAQAA; from the coding sequence ATGTTGCTGTCCAAGCGCCACGTTGAACCGCGCGTCCTGCTGATCGAGGACGCGGAGGAGACCCGCGAACTGAGCCGCATGGCGCTGGAAAGCCAGGCCTGCCACGTGGTGGGGGTGAGCTCTGCAGAAGCAGCGCTTGGACTGCTGGCCGCTGGTGAGCGGTTCGACCTGCTGTTCACCGACGTCAATCTGGGCCCGATCAGCGGCATCGAAGCCGCCAACCGGGTCCGCGGCCTGCATCCCCAGCTGCCGATCCTGGTGACATCGGGCATGGACCAGCACGCCGTCCTGCCGCAGCTGCGCGACGGCATCCATTTCCTGCCCAAGCCGTACAACATGAGCGAGCTGCTCGATGCGATCCGCCTGTGCTTCCGCCACGCGGATGTGGGCGTATTGACCGGGCCGGATGCACAGGCGGCGTGA
- a CDS encoding alpha/beta hydrolase, with protein sequence MQRVRGWSVAACLAVSGCAMSVAPPAAQSEAKQSASTVAPGVVLPDTEALRVHDPVGRDYPVWVALPADYAAHPEKRYPVLYVTDALYSFPLVRSVRHMVGQRGVNIEDFILVGLPPQEGLTSRQSRSRDYTPSDPARTDPRDYSDDVSYGGAAHYRDFLAEQVLPMIDARYRTDPARRAYAGHSYGGLFGAYVLTTRPDMFRSYILSSPSLWFDDHRVPRMQAEAKAPTEPTTVVLSVGSFETVKPEPRYFTRNDMLRDNAEFAEQLRSSGRSLKVENMVIDDEDHFTVYPDVITRALLRVFPGTGPYSSG encoded by the coding sequence ATGCAGCGTGTGCGTGGATGGAGTGTGGCGGCCTGTCTGGCCGTAAGTGGCTGTGCGATGTCGGTGGCGCCACCGGCGGCGCAGAGTGAGGCAAAGCAAAGCGCGTCTACCGTCGCGCCGGGTGTGGTGCTGCCGGATACCGAGGCGCTGCGCGTGCACGATCCGGTCGGCCGCGATTACCCGGTGTGGGTGGCGTTGCCGGCCGACTACGCCGCACATCCGGAAAAGCGCTATCCGGTACTGTACGTGACCGACGCGCTGTACAGCTTCCCGCTGGTACGCAGCGTGCGACACATGGTGGGGCAGCGGGGCGTCAACATCGAAGACTTCATCCTGGTGGGGCTGCCGCCGCAGGAGGGGCTGACCTCCAGGCAGAGCCGCTCGCGCGACTACACGCCCAGCGACCCGGCACGTACCGATCCGCGGGACTACAGTGATGACGTCAGCTACGGCGGTGCCGCGCACTATCGCGACTTTCTTGCCGAGCAGGTGCTGCCGATGATCGATGCGCGCTACCGCACCGATCCGGCGCGGCGCGCCTATGCAGGCCATTCCTATGGTGGCCTGTTCGGTGCCTATGTGCTGACCACGCGCCCGGACATGTTCCGTAGCTACATCCTGTCCAGTCCGTCGCTGTGGTTCGATGATCATCGCGTGCCGCGCATGCAGGCGGAGGCCAAGGCGCCGACGGAGCCGACCACGGTGGTGCTGTCGGTAGGCAGCTTTGAAACGGTCAAGCCCGAGCCGCGTTACTTCACCCGCAACGACATGCTGCGCGACAACGCCGAGTTCGCCGAGCAGCTGCGCAGCAGCGGGCGTTCGTTGAAGGTGGAGAACATGGTGATCGATGACGAGGACCACTTCACGGTCTACCCGGACGTGATCACGCGCGCGCTGCTGAGGGTGTTTCCGGGCACCGGGCCGTACAGCAGCGGTTGA
- a CDS encoding alpha/beta hydrolase, translating into MRFIMLSLLLSAVSAAPLMAAEPAPSTQTTQATPLVIGETFTLESKALGETRRINVYRPQPLGLDPNTPLPVLYMPDGGIGEDFLHVAGLVQVLSGNGGMRPFLLVGIETTERRRDMTGPSKDPQDQKIAPRIGGSAAYRTFLRDELMPQVRQRYPTTDERALIGESLAGLFVVETLLQEPSLFNSYIALDPSLWWNRGTLLAGAATQLPAVTQAKPRVFLASSGQPELASSAAQLATLLQQPSPSPLVKYLPLPEETHATIYHPAALQALRTLFPAPPASP; encoded by the coding sequence ATGCGCTTCATCATGCTGTCGCTGTTGTTGTCCGCCGTGTCCGCCGCGCCACTGATGGCCGCCGAGCCGGCCCCATCCACACAGACAACGCAAGCCACCCCGTTGGTGATCGGCGAAACCTTCACCCTCGAATCGAAGGCGCTGGGCGAGACCCGCCGCATCAATGTCTACCGCCCCCAGCCCTTGGGGCTGGACCCGAACACGCCGCTGCCGGTGCTCTACATGCCCGACGGCGGCATCGGCGAGGATTTCCTGCATGTGGCGGGGCTGGTGCAGGTGTTGAGCGGCAACGGCGGCATGCGTCCGTTCCTGCTGGTTGGCATCGAGACCACCGAGCGCCGCCGCGACATGACCGGCCCCAGCAAGGACCCGCAGGACCAGAAGATCGCGCCGCGCATCGGCGGTTCGGCGGCCTACCGCACCTTCCTGCGCGATGAACTGATGCCGCAGGTGCGCCAGCGCTATCCGACCACCGACGAGCGTGCGTTGATCGGCGAGTCGCTGGCCGGCCTGTTCGTGGTCGAGACGTTGCTGCAGGAACCGTCGCTGTTCAACAGCTACATCGCGCTCGATCCCAGCCTGTGGTGGAACCGTGGCACCTTGCTGGCCGGCGCAGCCACGCAGCTGCCGGCGGTGACGCAGGCAAAGCCACGCGTATTCCTGGCCAGCAGTGGGCAACCGGAACTGGCCAGTTCCGCGGCGCAGTTGGCCACGCTGCTGCAACAGCCGTCGCCGTCGCCGCTGGTGAAGTACCTGCCGCTGCCGGAAGAAACCCACGCCACGATCTATCACCCGGCCGCATTGCAGGCACTGCGCACGCTGTTCCCCGCGCCGCCAGCTTCGCCCTGA
- a CDS encoding aromatic alcohol reductase, with product MSSHISTTPSRSILVLGAGELGMPVIRNLARLAVSHPGTRISVMLRATSIDSELPEKQRVVDEIRALGVNIVAGDLVTESVEALAATFAQFDTVIGCTGYAAGRDTPMKVARAAVKSGIPRYFPWQFGVDFDAIGRGGPQDLFDAQLDVREYLRSQTAMDWVIISTGMFTSYLFEADFGVVDLTGHKVNALGSASNAVTLTTPDDIGAMTARIVFRTPAIRNEIVYLAGDTIRYGDLPDILQKAFGEPFELTIWGVPQLMQELANDPGNMIKKYRAAFAQGRGVAWDVERTFNAKVGAELQGVQAWLDSNVQRS from the coding sequence ATGTCATCTCATATCAGCACTACCCCCTCTCGGTCGATCCTGGTGCTCGGCGCAGGCGAGCTTGGAATGCCTGTCATCCGGAACCTTGCACGTTTGGCCGTAAGTCATCCAGGCACACGGATCAGTGTGATGCTACGGGCGACGTCGATCGACTCAGAACTGCCGGAGAAGCAGCGGGTGGTCGATGAAATCCGCGCCTTGGGGGTGAATATCGTTGCTGGCGATCTGGTAACTGAATCAGTAGAAGCGTTGGCGGCCACCTTCGCGCAGTTCGACACAGTGATTGGATGCACCGGCTATGCCGCAGGCCGCGATACGCCAATGAAGGTTGCGCGTGCGGCGGTGAAGTCTGGTATTCCCCGCTACTTCCCTTGGCAGTTCGGTGTCGATTTCGATGCCATTGGGCGCGGTGGCCCCCAGGATCTGTTCGACGCCCAGCTGGACGTGCGCGAGTATCTGCGTTCGCAGACTGCGATGGACTGGGTGATTATCTCCACTGGGATGTTCACCAGCTACCTCTTCGAGGCCGACTTCGGCGTGGTCGACTTGACTGGGCATAAAGTGAACGCCTTGGGCTCGGCGAGCAACGCTGTCACCTTGACCACGCCGGATGATATCGGCGCAATGACAGCGCGCATCGTGTTCCGCACACCTGCGATCCGCAACGAGATCGTCTATCTGGCAGGTGACACCATCCGCTACGGTGACCTTCCGGATATTCTGCAGAAGGCGTTCGGCGAACCTTTCGAGCTGACGATCTGGGGTGTGCCCCAGCTCATGCAGGAACTGGCTAACGACCCGGGCAACATGATAAAGAAGTATCGCGCGGCCTTTGCCCAAGGGAGGGGCGTTGCATGGGATGTGGAGCGAACCTTCAATGCGAAGGTCGGGGCCGAGCTACAGGGCGTGCAGGCGTGGCTGGATTCCAACGTGCAGCGCTCCTGA
- a CDS encoding winged helix-turn-helix transcriptional regulator: MSEDEDGLRREVLAHAGSRWSLGIIHALGVYGTLRHAEVARRMKGITQRMLTRTLRQLERDGLISRQDFHEVPPHVEYSITALGKDLLVLMIPMWTWVVAHAEEFRQCRQNFDSSDGK, from the coding sequence ATGAGCGAGGACGAAGATGGACTGCGCCGGGAGGTTTTAGCGCACGCTGGTAGCCGCTGGTCCCTGGGCATCATCCATGCGCTTGGCGTGTATGGAACGCTGCGTCATGCCGAGGTCGCGCGACGGATGAAGGGGATCACCCAGCGCATGCTTACGCGCACCCTCCGGCAATTGGAACGTGACGGGTTGATCAGCCGGCAGGATTTCCACGAAGTACCGCCACATGTGGAGTACAGCATCACAGCGCTGGGCAAGGACCTTCTTGTACTGATGATTCCCATGTGGACATGGGTAGTGGCTCATGCGGAGGAATTCCGCCAATGTCGGCAGAATTTTGATTCTTCAGACGGGAAATGA
- the queC gene encoding 7-cyano-7-deazaguanine synthase QueC, with protein sequence MKKAVVLLSGGMDSAAVIAMAQEQGFAVHALSVRYGQRHTSELDAAARVAKAQGVVAHKTVDVDLRSIGGSALTDDIDVPEAGGAGIPVTYVPARNTIMLSLALGWAEVLGANDIFCGVNAVDYSGYPDCRPEFIAAFQTLANLATKSGVEGAGIKVHAPLQFLSKGQIVSEGVRLGVDFGLTVSCYNADANGAACGHCDACRLRAQGFADAGVADPTLYA encoded by the coding sequence ATGAAGAAGGCAGTCGTGCTTCTCTCCGGCGGCATGGATTCAGCCGCCGTCATCGCCATGGCCCAGGAACAGGGCTTTGCCGTGCATGCCCTGAGCGTACGCTATGGCCAGCGCCACACCTCCGAACTGGACGCCGCCGCACGCGTGGCCAAGGCCCAGGGCGTGGTCGCGCACAAGACCGTGGATGTGGACCTGCGCAGCATCGGCGGGTCGGCACTGACCGATGACATCGACGTGCCCGAGGCCGGCGGTGCCGGCATTCCGGTCACCTACGTGCCGGCACGCAACACCATCATGCTGTCGCTGGCCCTGGGCTGGGCCGAAGTGCTGGGCGCCAACGACATCTTCTGTGGCGTCAATGCCGTGGATTACTCCGGCTACCCGGACTGCCGCCCCGAATTCATTGCCGCCTTCCAGACCCTGGCCAACCTGGCGACGAAGTCCGGCGTGGAAGGCGCAGGCATCAAGGTGCACGCGCCGCTGCAGTTCCTGAGCAAGGGTCAGATCGTCAGCGAGGGCGTGCGCCTGGGCGTGGACTTCGGCCTGACCGTGTCCTGCTACAACGCCGATGCCAACGGTGCCGCGTGCGGCCACTGCGATGCCTGCCGCCTGCGTGCACAGGGCTTCGCCGACGCCGGCGTGGCCGACCCGACGCTGTACGCCTGA
- the queE gene encoding 7-carboxy-7-deazaguanine synthase QueE, with translation MTAVIPSNAVATPSDIVQSPLPRLKITEIFTSLQGEADTAGWPTVFVRLTGCPLRCQYCDTAYAFHGGTWWDIDDIVAEVLAQGVRHVCVTGGEPLAQKRCLVLLQKLCDAGLDVSLETSGALDVSAVDPRVSRVVDIKTPGSAEVARNRWENLPLLTARDQIKFVICSREDYDWAKALLAEHELVKRCTVFFSPSKGEITARQLADWIVEDRLPVRFQMQLHKILWNDEPGR, from the coding sequence ATGACCGCCGTTATCCCGTCCAACGCCGTCGCCACCCCCAGCGACATCGTGCAGTCGCCCCTGCCGCGCCTGAAGATCACCGAGATCTTCACCTCGCTGCAGGGCGAAGCCGATACCGCCGGCTGGCCGACCGTGTTCGTTCGCCTGACCGGCTGCCCGCTGCGCTGCCAGTACTGCGACACCGCCTACGCCTTCCACGGCGGCACCTGGTGGGATATCGACGACATCGTGGCCGAAGTGCTGGCCCAGGGCGTGCGTCACGTCTGCGTGACCGGCGGCGAGCCGCTGGCGCAGAAGCGCTGCCTGGTGCTGCTGCAGAAGCTGTGTGACGCCGGCCTGGACGTCTCGCTGGAAACGTCCGGTGCGCTGGACGTCAGCGCGGTGGACCCGCGCGTATCACGCGTAGTCGACATCAAGACCCCGGGTTCGGCCGAGGTGGCGCGCAACCGCTGGGAGAACCTGCCGCTGCTGACCGCACGCGACCAGATCAAGTTCGTCATCTGCAGCCGCGAGGACTACGACTGGGCCAAGGCCCTGCTGGCCGAGCACGAGCTGGTGAAGCGTTGCACGGTGTTCTTCTCGCCCAGCAAGGGGGAGATCACCGCGCGCCAGCTGGCCGACTGGATTGTTGAAGACCGGCTTCCGGTACGCTTCCAGATGCAGCTGCACAAGATTCTGTGGAACGATGAGCCGGGCCGCTGA
- the ybgF gene encoding tol-pal system protein YbgF — MRIGIKLMLVVAAALVAAAPAHAQRQSLADRVGALEQQMYNNSANQDLLNQINQLRQQVTSLQASIEQLQHDNAQLKQSAQDQYLDLDSRLNRLEGGNAPVLPPVPANAPQAAPAPAKPAAAATSERPPSIHGDPGSLAATGDERTAYNVAFDSLKAGKYDDSAQLFLSFLQLYPNGVYAPNALYWLGESYYATRNFPMAETQFRELLSRYPTHDKAAGGLLKVGLSQYGEGKVDQAQQTLETVVAQYPGSDAARTAQDRLQSIRLGQQIR, encoded by the coding sequence ATGCGCATTGGCATCAAACTGATGCTGGTCGTTGCGGCAGCCCTCGTAGCTGCCGCACCGGCGCATGCACAGCGACAGAGTCTGGCCGATCGTGTCGGCGCGCTCGAGCAGCAGATGTACAACAACAGTGCCAACCAGGACCTGTTGAACCAGATCAACCAGCTGCGGCAGCAGGTGACCAGCCTGCAGGCCTCGATCGAGCAGTTGCAGCACGACAACGCCCAGCTCAAGCAGTCCGCCCAGGATCAGTACCTGGACCTGGACAGCCGCCTGAACCGGTTGGAAGGGGGCAATGCCCCGGTCCTGCCCCCCGTTCCGGCGAACGCGCCGCAGGCCGCACCGGCCCCGGCCAAACCGGCAGCGGCGGCCACTTCCGAGCGGCCGCCGTCCATCCATGGCGATCCCGGCAGTCTGGCCGCCACGGGTGATGAGCGCACCGCCTACAACGTCGCCTTCGATTCGCTCAAGGCCGGCAAGTACGATGATTCGGCGCAGCTGTTCCTGAGCTTCCTGCAGTTGTATCCGAACGGCGTGTACGCGCCGAATGCACTGTACTGGCTGGGCGAGAGCTACTACGCCACCCGCAATTTCCCGATGGCCGAGACCCAGTTCCGCGAGCTGCTCTCACGCTATCCGACCCATGACAAGGCCGCGGGCGGCCTGCTCAAGGTCGGCCTCTCGCAGTATGGCGAGGGCAAGGTCGATCAGGCCCAGCAGACGCTGGAGACCGTCGTGGCGCAGTACCCCGGCTCGGACGCCGCGCGCACCGCGCAGGACCGCCTGCAGTCGATCCGCCTGGGCCAGCAGATCCGCTGA
- the pal gene encoding peptidoglycan-associated lipoprotein Pal, whose translation MNKSTRVLLVSLLSVAVLAGCSKKVKEEPAAPVDTGTSTTTPTGPSTSGLYGPGDLDTDACLRQRVVYFDLDKEDVKPEFQAIMACHAKYLRDRPSSRITLQGHTDERGSRAYNQALGERRGNGVSSALQANGGSASQLTVVSYGEERPVCTESNESCWSQNRRVEIVYTAQ comes from the coding sequence ATGAACAAGTCCACCCGTGTTCTGCTTGTTTCCCTGCTGTCTGTGGCCGTCCTGGCCGGTTGCTCGAAGAAGGTGAAGGAAGAGCCGGCAGCCCCGGTTGACACCGGCACCTCGACCACCACCCCGACCGGTCCGTCGACCTCCGGCCTGTACGGCCCGGGCGACCTGGATACCGATGCCTGCCTGCGCCAGCGCGTTGTCTACTTCGACCTGGACAAGGAAGACGTGAAGCCGGAATTCCAGGCCATCATGGCTTGCCACGCCAAGTACCTGCGTGACCGCCCGTCCTCGCGCATCACCCTGCAGGGTCACACCGACGAGCGTGGTTCGCGCGCGTACAACCAGGCCCTGGGCGAGCGTCGTGGCAACGGCGTCAGCTCGGCGCTGCAGGCCAACGGTGGCTCGGCTTCGCAGCTGACCGTCGTGTCCTACGGTGAAGAGCGTCCGGTCTGCACCGAGTCGAACGAGTCCTGCTGGTCGCAGAACCGTCGCGTCGAAATCGTCTACACCGCGCAGTAA
- the tolB gene encoding Tol-Pal system beta propeller repeat protein TolB, with amino-acid sequence MKKMPRWLAVFAALLLPFAAVAQQRGLDIDIIGGNASALPITIVPMPYQGSSAAPQTDVAGVVRADLERSGQFRTLPEAQIVEKPVRGGEIQFATWRALKQNYIVVGRVLDAGAGAYRVEYELFDVPKGERLLGLAMTARGNAMRDVAHQMADAIYEKITGVRGAFWTRIAYVTASGKGDAMRYALMVADSDGYNPQTIVRSAEPLLSPSWSPDGGKLAYVSFERGNSAIYIQNIATGARELVTSFRGINSAPAFSPDGRKLALTLSRSGNPEIYVMDLGSKQLTQLTNHFAIDTEPTWAPDGSAVYFTSDRGGRPQVYKVGAGGGSAERVTFQGNYNAKPSVSYDGKKIAVAQGSGNSYKIAMMDSSLGSPRWSTLSPGSLDESPSFAPNASMVLYAAREGGRGVLYAVSADARVRQRLVLADGDVREPAWSPYRTQR; translated from the coding sequence ATGAAGAAGATGCCTCGTTGGCTTGCCGTGTTTGCGGCCCTGTTGCTGCCCTTCGCTGCCGTCGCGCAGCAGAGGGGACTGGATATCGACATCATCGGCGGCAACGCGTCCGCGCTGCCGATCACCATCGTGCCGATGCCCTACCAGGGCTCGTCGGCCGCACCGCAGACCGATGTCGCCGGTGTGGTCCGCGCCGACCTGGAACGTTCGGGCCAGTTCCGCACCCTGCCCGAAGCGCAGATCGTGGAAAAGCCTGTCCGTGGCGGCGAGATCCAGTTCGCCACCTGGCGCGCGCTGAAGCAGAACTACATCGTGGTCGGCCGCGTGCTGGACGCCGGTGCCGGTGCCTACCGTGTCGAGTACGAACTGTTCGACGTGCCGAAGGGCGAGCGCCTGCTCGGCCTGGCGATGACCGCCCGCGGCAATGCCATGCGCGACGTCGCCCACCAGATGGCCGATGCCATCTACGAGAAGATCACTGGTGTCCGGGGTGCCTTCTGGACGCGCATCGCCTACGTGACCGCCAGCGGCAAGGGCGACGCCATGCGCTATGCGCTGATGGTGGCCGACTCCGATGGCTACAACCCGCAGACCATTGTGCGTTCGGCCGAGCCGCTGCTGTCGCCGTCGTGGAGCCCGGATGGTGGCAAGCTGGCCTACGTCAGCTTCGAGCGCGGCAACTCGGCCATCTACATCCAGAACATCGCCACCGGTGCCCGTGAGCTGGTCACCAGCTTCCGCGGCATCAACAGCGCGCCTGCGTTCTCGCCGGACGGCCGCAAGCTGGCCCTGACCCTGTCGCGCTCCGGCAACCCGGAAATCTACGTGATGGACCTGGGCAGCAAGCAGCTGACCCAGCTGACCAACCACTTCGCCATCGATACCGAGCCGACCTGGGCACCGGACGGCAGCGCGGTGTACTTCACCTCCGACCGCGGCGGCCGTCCGCAGGTCTACAAGGTCGGTGCCGGCGGCGGCAGCGCCGAGCGCGTGACCTTCCAGGGCAACTACAACGCCAAGCCTTCGGTGTCCTATGACGGCAAGAAGATCGCCGTGGCCCAGGGCTCGGGCAACAGCTACAAGATCGCGATGATGGACAGCTCGCTGGGCTCGCCGCGCTGGAGCACCCTGTCCCCGGGTTCGCTGGATGAATCGCCGAGCTTTGCGCCCAACGCAAGCATGGTGCTGTACGCCGCCCGCGAAGGTGGCCGTGGTGTGTTGTATGCCGTTTCGGCCGATGCGCGGGTTCGCCAGCGCCTGGTTCTGGCCGATGGTGATGTGCGCGAGCCGGCATGGTCCCCATACCGTACCCAGCGCTAA